The region GGCAAGCGGCCCGGGGAGCTGACCGTGCCGGAGGCGGCGATGCTGGCCGGGTTGGTGAAGTCGCCGAGTTTCTACGACGCGCTGGACCACACCGGGCGGGGCGCGGCCGAGACCCGCAACCGGCGCGACTGGGTGATCGGGCAGATGGTCGAGACCGGGGCGATCGGCGAGGCGGAGGCGAGCGCCGCGCGGGCGGTGCCGCTGGCGGTGCAGGGTCGGGTGCCGGCGAACGGCTGCTCGGTCACCGGCCGGCAGGACTGGGGTTTCTTCTGTGACTACTTCTACCGGTGGTGGCTCGGTCAGGACACGTTCGGCGGCACCGAGTACGACCGGGAGCGGCGGCTGAAGGGCGGCGGGTACCGGATCGTCAGCACCCTGGACGCGCCGACCCAGGCGGCGGCGCACCGCAACGTCGAGCGTGAACTGCCGACCGGGACGGCGCAGGCGCTGATGCTGGCCGCCGTCGAGCCGGGCACCGGCCGGGTACGGGCCCTGGCGACGAACCGTACCTTCGCCCTGGACGACCCGGCGGAGCCGACCAACGGCCCGGCCACCGATCCGGCGAAGGCGGCGGCCGGGATCCGGGGCACCTATCCGCGTACGACCAATCCGCTGCTCACCGGCGGTACCGACGTGGTCGGTTACCAGGCCGGCTCCACGTTCAAGATCTTCACCGTGGTGGCCGCCCTGGAGCAGGGCATCCCGCTGTCGACCACCATCGACGCACCGCTGCGGTACGAGTCGTCGTACGCCGTCGAACGGGACAGTCCGGCCGCCTGTCCGGGTACGGAGCGGTACTGCCCGGGTAACTACGACGAGGAGATGGCCGGCCGGCACGACATGTGGTCCGCGTTCGGCTCGTCGGTCAACACGTACTTCGTCCCGCTGGTCGAACGGGTCGGGGCGGCCAACGCGGTGGATGTGGCCCGCCGGCTCGGGATCGGGTTCCGGGCACAGGGTGACGCGGCACTGGCCGGCGATCCGAAGTCGGCCGACCGGTGGGGCGCGTTCACCCTGGGCGTGTCGTCGACCACCCCGTTGGAGCTGGCCAACGCGTACGCCACCCTGGCCGCCGGGGGTCGGTACTGCGTACCGACGCCGGTGCAGGAGATCCGCGATCGGACCGGCGGTCCGCTCGACGCGGTGCGCCCCCGGTGCAAGCGCGCCGTCCGCCCCGAGGTCGCGTACGCGGCGATCGACGCCGCCCGCTGCCCGGTCGGGGACACGTCGACCGCGAACCGGTGCCGGGAGGGGACGGTGGGCGACGCCCGTCGGCTCGTCGGGCACCCGCTGGCCGGCAAGACCGGCACCACTGACGGCCGCCGTACGGCCTCGGTGGTGGAGACGACCACCTCGCTCACGGTCGCCGGCGTCCTGGCCGACCCGGACTGGCCGGACGGCACCACCGAGATGCCGCGCGAGGTGGTGAATCCGGCGGTGTCGCTGACCCTGGCCGACGCGATGAAGGGCAAGCCGAAGCGGGACTTCCCGAGGACGACGGCAACCCTGATGGGCCTGCCCGAGCAACCCCTTCCGGGGGTGGAGTGCGCTCCGGCGGGCGAGGCGGCGCAGCGGCTGCGGTCGGCCGGCTTCCGGGTCGCGGTGCACCCGGATCCGATCGACTCGGACTGCCCGGGCGGCACCGCCGCCGAAACCTCTCCCGGCACCCGGTCGGTCGCCGGGGCCGTGGTGGTCCTGCGGCTGAGCAACGGGCGGTTCGCCCCGATGGCAGGTCTATCCGTCCCGCCCGACCGCTGACCGCGCCTGGGGAGGCCGCCCACGATGCCGCCCACGACCCGAGTCGTGGGCGGCACGGGTGGAAACCCGGGAAAGGGTACGGATCAGGGCGAAAAAATACGCCGCCCACGGCTGTTGCCATGGGCGGCGCGGGTGTCGGTGTGCAGGTCGCCTCTCGGCGAGTGGCACGACGCGGCTCCAGCCGAACGGTATTCCGCGAGGGCAGTTAGGTGAGGCCCGGGGACACTGGTCACACCGACAGTCATCACAACGAGCCGACCCCGTCCCGGATTCCACCCGCCCCTGTGGGAGATGTCACTGCCCGACACCCGCTCGGCGTACGCGCCGTGTTTGGCCCATTTCGATCCGGGTAGCTGGGCTTTCGTGACCGATGACCCGCTCCGCCCCGCCCTCGACGACCTGCTCGACGATCTCTATGCCGGCCAGGAACGGCTCACCCAGGGCGAGATCCACCGCCGAGCGGTCGCCGCCGAACTCCCGGCCGAGCTGCTGACCCGGATCAACGCCATGCCGGAAGGCGAGTACGCCGACGACGAAGCCGCCGACCTACTGGGCGGCACTTCCCCGTAGCCCACCTCGAACCGCAACGGGGTCGGCGCCTACGAGGCCAACCGCTCGGCCGCGTTGCGGCCCGATCCAGCGAGTTCGACCCCGCCGTCCGACTGGTTGATCTCCGACCACACCGCATCGAGGGAAAGGCCGAGGACGTCGGCGATCGCGGCGATGGTCGGGAAGGCGGGGGTGGCCACGCGACCGGTCTCGATCTTCCGAAGGGTCTCCGGCGAGACACCCGCGGCCAGCGCGGTACCGAGCATCGAACGCTCCCCCCTGGCTCGACGCAGGATGGCGCCGAGGCGCTGTCCGCGCTCGACCTCCGCGGGAGTGAGCGGCAACCTAACCATGGCCGCGATTCTAGTACCGGTATAACATGGCCGGGATACTTATTGGCCGTACAGGTTAGGCGCCGCATGATCGAGATCCTGAACCCCACCCAGCTGCTGCAAGCGAAGGACACCGGCGCCCTGGTCGCCGGCATATTGCAGACCCTGAAGAGCCGCAGCACGGTCGGCACGAACCTTCGGGACATCAACCGGTGGGCCCAGACCATGATCATCGAGGCCGGAGCGCAGTCCTGCTACGTCGACTACGAGCCGTCGTTCGGACGCGGGCCATTCGGCCACTACATCTGTACGTCGGTCAACGACGCCGTGCTGCACGGACTGCCGTACGACTACCCGCTCGCCGACGGCGACCTGCTGTCGCTCGACCTCGCCGTCTCCACCGGCGGAGTTGTCACCGACTCCGCCATCAGCTTCATCGTGGGCGACTCGAAGCCCCCGGAGAGCGTCGCGCTGATCGACGCGACCGAACGCGCGTTGAGCGCGGGGATAGCCGCGGCCGGTCCCGGGGCTCGCATCGGTGACATCTCCCATGCCATCGGCTCGGTCCTCAGCGCGGCGGGATATCCGATCAACACCGAGTTCGGCGGTCACGGCGTCGGCTCGACGATGCACCAGGACCCGCACGTCTCGAACACGGGGCGGCCCGGTCGCGGCTACCGGCTGCGCCCCGGGCTACTGCTGGCACTGGAGCCATGGGTCATGGCGGACACCGCCAGGCTCGTCACCGATGCCGACGGCTGGACACTCCGAAGCGCGACCGGCTGCCGGACGGCGCACAGCGAGCACACGATCGCCATCACCGACGACGGAGCCGAGATTCTCACCCTGCCGAGGCCGGCACAACCGTGAGCTGACGGCCATCCGCGGTCCCCGGTCGGTACACCTGGACCTCGCCTAGACCTCGCCCAGACCCGACGCGGCGGCGGGCGGCGACGGGGTGGTCGGGGGGTGGGGGCCGGTCGCGGCCTGTTGGGCGGTGGCGTAGGCCAGTTGGAGGAAGTCGGAGGCGGCTATGGCCGTCAGGGCGGTGGCCGTCAGCCGGGTGAGGCGAGGGGCGAGGACCAGGCTCCCGGTGAGTCCGGTGGCCACCCAGACGGCCAGGCAGAACGGGCAGCTCAACAGTTCACCGAGGGCGTGCCGGGCGCTGCTGCCCTGGTCGCGTACCTGCTCCATCACCTCACCGTGGCCGCTCGGCCGGTCGTAGCTGGTGAACGGGGCACGCAGCGGGCTGGTGATGGCGTCCTTGGTGAGCAGTCGGCTGAGCTTGTGGGTGGCGATGGCGAGCAGGACGATGTCCTTGGTCGACGGGGCGTCCGGCACCGGGGTACGGGTCGCCCGCACCACTGCGGTCAGCCCGGCGGTGACCCCGGCGTACGCACCGAGCGCCACCAGGTAACCGCCGAGCGGCCGGTGCTCGTGTGGCGCGTACGCCCGGCGCAAGCGCGCGACCCTGTCCCGAACACTCATTGCCGACTCCCTCTATCGATCCGGTGCGGTGCGGTCTCGTTCGCTGCCGGCAGGACCGGCGCCTGGTCCTCCCACCTCACCGGTGGCCGGTCACCCCGGCCGAGCGGGGATTCGCCGAGGGTTCAGCCGGGGGTGAGGTTGTCCGCCACCTCGCGGGCGAGGTTCACCAGCGACTCGTCGGCGAGCCGGTCGAGTCCCCGGTCCTGCGGGTCGGCCGCCAGCTCCAGCCGTACGCTGGCCCCGCCGGCATCGCCCGGTCGGACCTGAAGCCGGGCCGACCAGGTCGGCGAGCCGCTGGTCCGCCAGTGCGCGCCGAGCGGGTCGGTGATCCCGGCCGGTGTGCCGCCGTCGCGGCGCAGTGGCGCGGGCAGCCAGGCGTCCACCCGGTCGGGGTCGGTCGCGGTGTTGAAGACCACCTCGGGCGGCGCGGACATGCCCCGTTCGGCGTGCGCCACCACGTCAGTCGCCGTTCCGGAGCCGGGCCGGGTCGACCTCGCGGCCCGGATGCCGGCTGAGGTATTCGGTCTCCAGCTCGGCGGTGCGGCGCAGGTGGTTGGCCAGCGCCGTGTCGGCGGCGTGCCGGAGCGTGTCCAGCCGGGTCCGGTGCAGGCTGTGCAGTTCCCGGATCAGGTCGTCGTCACCGAGTTCGGCCGGGTCGATGCCGACGTCCTCGGTCTCGTCCTCGGTGAAGCCGGCGGCCACCGTACCGGAGGTGGCGGGGTGGTCGCCGTCCCACTCTCCGACTCGTTGCTCGGGGCTGTCGTCGACGGATCCGGGTGCCCCGAACTGGGCACCGCGTACTGATTCGGTCATTATCGCCCCCGGTTGCTCGACTGGGTTGGCGACTGGACGGTTGCCCACGCCGGACCGACCCCAAACCAGACCCGGGTGGGCGCGGACTACGACGCCGCGTCGGAGAACCGGCTCGGCCGCCGGTACGCTCTAGAGCCATGAGACGGTTGTGGACACCGGCGTGGATCGGCCGCCACGTGCTCACGATCGCGCTCGTGGCCGGGTTCCTGGCGCTCGGCTGGTGGCAGATCAGCCGGGCCTCGGCGGGCAACACACTCAGCTGGGCGTACGCGGTAGAGTGGCCGATCTTCGCCGGTTTTGTGATCTTCCTCTGGATCCGCGAGGCCCGGCACACCCTGCGCCCGGAGGAACCGGCCGCACCGACCGCGCCGGCACCGCCGCCGGCCGGCTCTCCCGGCGTACGGCGACCGGTCCGTTCCGCCCGGATGCTGGTGGCGGCCCGGGGCAGTGGTCCCGAACCGGACGACAGCGATCCCGAGTTGAGCGAGTACAACCACTACCTGTCGTGGTTGAACGCGAATCCGGGCGCCAAGCCCGGCGACTACCCCGGCCCCGGCCGGTAGGAAGGAACGGAACGAAGTGGGCGCAGCCCTGACCCGATACCGTGTGATCGCCTACGTCGTAGGTGTCGTGCTGATCCTGCTGGTCCTGGTGGGAATGCCACTGAAGTACGGCTGGGACGAGCCGGTGGTGGTGGAGACGATCGGCCCGGCACACGGCTTCCTGTACATGATCTACCTCGTCGCCGCGTTCGACGTGACCCGCCGGGCGAAGTGGCCGCTCGGTCAGATGCTGCTGGTGATGCTCGCCGGCACCGTCCCGTTCGTGTCGTTCTATGCCGAACGGGTGGTGAGTCGCCGGATCGCCGCCCAGCTACGGGAGGAGCGACCGCAGCCGCAGACCGTCGCCGGCTGACCCCCGGGCCGGTTCGAGACCGCAGGCACCCCTCCCGCAGTGCAGCACGGAAACGCCCGGCGGGGCGGACGGGCGGCTCCGCGAGACGGATCGGCGGGGCGCCGACGACCTGCATGTCGGGACGTTCCGTCTCGATCCAAATGTCGCACGGCGGGACCGGCCGCAGAAGGCGGCGGCCCCTGAGTGAACCGTGAGCAGGCACGTGAATCCACCGGTCGGCGACGTCACCGACACCCCGTCGCCGACCGCCGGTACGCCCGGCGGGCGAGCGGTCAGCCGTGATCGAACTCGCGGGCGCGTACGGTGTCGACGAACGCCTGCCAGGCGGTTGCCGGGAAGACGACGTACCGGTCCGGGTCGGTGGAGTTGCGGACCGCCATTCCGGCCGTGACCTCGGCAACCTCGACGCATTTCTGCGACTCGCATCGAGTGCTCTTCCGCCACGTACCCGTGCCGGGACCCGGCTGCGACATGCATCCTCCTTGACACCCGCTACCTCGCACGGCAGGCGCCGCGACGAGCAGACGATACCGGTCGGCCAGCGAGGCGGATAGCCCGGAAATGCGTACATTATGGTGCTTCATGTATAGCCTGTACCGATCGCTACCGATCGGTCGCTGAACGCTGCGCGAACCCTGGTATTCGTTTGCGCGCCCGGTGTAGCCTGCTCGATAGTCCGCCGGTCCGGCAGGTAGCGGATAGCCAGGTGGCATCCTGACGACACCGGCACGGCGACCCCTCGCCCCGCCGCCGGTCTGCCGTTGACGGAGAGAGTCTGATGACCACGGCATTCGGCCCGACGGTGGGCAGGCGCAGGCTCCGCTCGGCGATCCGCCGGGCCCGCGAGGCCTCCGGGCTCACCCAGGAGCAGGTCGCCCTCGCGATGGACTGGTC is a window of Micromonospora sp. NBC_01699 DNA encoding:
- a CDS encoding penicillin-binding protein is translated as MFAHRQVRPGPFGRRGVHRADRSPGRSPRRVRLTRIGTMLVAGLAAGVLVAGLAFPGLAFTGLLTRAGVETFESLPVELRVAQAPQASRVFAADGRTPLAVFFDENRRDVAFAEIAPAMRDAIVAAEDHGFYRHGGVDLRGFLRALVANSVGGRQGASTLTMQLVRMSVTYSASDPQTVVAASEDTGGRKLREMRRASVLEAHLSKDEILARYLNLAPFGHGTYGVSAAARFYFGKRPGELTVPEAAMLAGLVKSPSFYDALDHTGRGAAETRNRRDWVIGQMVETGAIGEAEASAARAVPLAVQGRVPANGCSVTGRQDWGFFCDYFYRWWLGQDTFGGTEYDRERRLKGGGYRIVSTLDAPTQAAAHRNVERELPTGTAQALMLAAVEPGTGRVRALATNRTFALDDPAEPTNGPATDPAKAAAGIRGTYPRTTNPLLTGGTDVVGYQAGSTFKIFTVVAALEQGIPLSTTIDAPLRYESSYAVERDSPAACPGTERYCPGNYDEEMAGRHDMWSAFGSSVNTYFVPLVERVGAANAVDVARRLGIGFRAQGDAALAGDPKSADRWGAFTLGVSSTTPLELANAYATLAAGGRYCVPTPVQEIRDRTGGPLDAVRPRCKRAVRPEVAYAAIDAARCPVGDTSTANRCREGTVGDARRLVGHPLAGKTGTTDGRRTASVVETTTSLTVAGVLADPDWPDGTTEMPREVVNPAVSLTLADAMKGKPKRDFPRTTATLMGLPEQPLPGVECAPAGEAAQRLRSAGFRVAVHPDPIDSDCPGGTAAETSPGTRSVAGAVVVLRLSNGRFAPMAGLSVPPDR
- a CDS encoding helix-turn-helix transcriptional regulator, with protein sequence MVRLPLTPAEVERGQRLGAILRRARGERSMLGTALAAGVSPETLRKIETGRVATPAFPTIAAIADVLGLSLDAVWSEINQSDGGVELAGSGRNAAERLAS
- the map gene encoding type I methionyl aminopeptidase; translated protein: MIEILNPTQLLQAKDTGALVAGILQTLKSRSTVGTNLRDINRWAQTMIIEAGAQSCYVDYEPSFGRGPFGHYICTSVNDAVLHGLPYDYPLADGDLLSLDLAVSTGGVVTDSAISFIVGDSKPPESVALIDATERALSAGIAAAGPGARIGDISHAIGSVLSAAGYPINTEFGGHGVGSTMHQDPHVSNTGRPGRGYRLRPGLLLALEPWVMADTARLVTDADGWTLRSATGCRTAHSEHTIAITDDGAEILTLPRPAQP
- a CDS encoding DUF1360 domain-containing protein encodes the protein MSVRDRVARLRRAYAPHEHRPLGGYLVALGAYAGVTAGLTAVVRATRTPVPDAPSTKDIVLLAIATHKLSRLLTKDAITSPLRAPFTSYDRPSGHGEVMEQVRDQGSSARHALGELLSCPFCLAVWVATGLTGSLVLAPRLTRLTATALTAIAASDFLQLAYATAQQAATGPHPPTTPSPPAAASGLGEV
- a CDS encoding DUF6158 family protein encodes the protein MTESVRGAQFGAPGSVDDSPEQRVGEWDGDHPATSGTVAAGFTEDETEDVGIDPAELGDDDLIRELHSLHRTRLDTLRHAADTALANHLRRTAELETEYLSRHPGREVDPARLRNGD
- a CDS encoding DUF3817 domain-containing protein, with protein sequence MGAALTRYRVIAYVVGVVLILLVLVGMPLKYGWDEPVVVETIGPAHGFLYMIYLVAAFDVTRRAKWPLGQMLLVMLAGTVPFVSFYAERVVSRRIAAQLREERPQPQTVAG
- a CDS encoding DUF397 domain-containing protein, which translates into the protein MSQPGPGTGTWRKSTRCESQKCVEVAEVTAGMAVRNSTDPDRYVVFPATAWQAFVDTVRAREFDHG